TGTGGTCGAGGAAATTTTAAACCCTAAGAGCAAGCATCTCTTTCGTTCTAATTGGCAGATGGACACCTTGTATTGTTACCGACAATAAAGCCGGAAGTATTAACCGATCAgtgacttgtggtttattaAAATACGTTTCGGGCAGAATTGGAAAATCTTTAAGTACCCCCTGAAGGATGGCACGAGATggtcgaaattttataccctaaaagatgtgacgatcacccccgtctacttttctagAGAGTCCCCCCTGGGGGGGGGTTCTCATCGCAGGCGACACTTGGGTAGGAACATGAATTTCTTAAATCCCAAAAGATAAATTTTTGAGACGATTGTCATCAATTTTGTCCTCCCCCTGTTTTCGAGGACTAGGTTCGAGTAGCCTTGGTCTCACAAAAGGCCTTGCCTTCTTGACAATACATCACTATGTTGATCAGCAATTGGCAAAAATACACACCTGCTTTAAACTCCTCCACAAACTCTCTCAGGCTGTCTTCACTGAACTCCTCCTCATCAGGGTCCATGCGGAACTTCCTGCCCTCCTTGTCAAAACACCCCACATTCACCTCCTCTCCGGACTCGGCAAGACCGAAATCCTTTAATTCTTGCTCTGATTCTTCCTCATTTGCAATGGCAAAGGTGATGTCACGGTGATCCTTGGCAACTTCGATCACTTTGGAACGCCAGAATTGGGTGGCTGTGGGATCGAAAACAAAGGCATTAAATGGCGCTTTATAGGGGATGAGGGATTATAGTATAAATTCAGGTTAGGGTAGGAAAGGGAGGATGGAATAGCTATAAAGTAATATATGATCAGTGAAATAAGAATAGAATGAAGCAAAAGCTTTCTGTTTGTGGGatacaaaaatgttttaaaaattctACCCACTATCACAATATAGTTTCCCTTTGCCAACATCGCTATCAGTGGCAGAAGAAAATACTTTAACTATCCCACAAACAAATTAAAATGCTTGAAAAAATGTGAAACTCTATGTGCTTAGAAAATACTTGGAAACCTTTGCGGCAACTAAATGATAACCAAAAGCATTCAAAAGGTTTTAATCCGATTGCGAGACAGCAAAGTCACGGGAAGAAGccatgttacaaaactttgaccaattaaaatttaaataaaaaaccATAACATTTAGAGAACCGTTGAGCCAAGTTTCTCAAGTATTCATTGGATGAGCATGGGGACACTGTGACCTCATTGGttggatttatttttttaatctaatTGGTCAATAACAAAAAGCTGCCAGCATTGCATGCTTCCTGTGATTACTCTTACCAACTCTATTGTCGAACCCAAAGTCCACGCCATAGTAGACAATACAGAGAGGCCTGGCAGCATACTTCTTGTCCTTGTCATACGAAGTGTAGAGACCTACAAGGGGCACACGCTTGTCTTTGTAGAAACCCTGCAGAGCAGCTGGTGACAGATCTTTGCCCTGCAACCAACAAGACACTCAATGCTCGGTACAATAGTTACTAGGTTATGGTCTTTCTATATCAGTGGGATCTCATGGAGTTATCCCAAAAACAGATGGGTTTATCTTTTGCAAGATCAATTTTTGCACTAAAGTGTAGCAAAGTGGTCAAACCGATCCCCCACTCCTTAGCCAAGTGACCCAACAATTATATTCATTTGGTTCGTACACGTTCAAGAAGAGATCTAGTTCACTGGACCTGATAAGTGTCACtgattgttgtttgtttttacctCATATACAAAGTGCTTTGGCTCATATTTTGAGAGGAATCGTTCAGGCTGGAAAAGAACAATTGAACTTTTCTTGATTCCAAAGTGTTTCTTTGCAGCAGCGTCAAAAGTATGTGCGAATGGGTAATCATCTCTGACATCATTGTTGGCTTCAAGGTAACTTTCAAGCATTTTATCATCTTCTCCATCAAAGAATCCCATGATAGTTATATCATCCTTCTCTTTCATGAAGTCCTGCACTGCCTTCAAAGAGCTTAGAATTCGAGAGCTTGGTCCAACTTGGCTACGCATGTAGGACGCAATACCTAGAAACATACAAAATAAGATCCTTATTCGAATGTCACACACAAACTGTCTTTATTGATTGCTATGACAAACATcttgaaaaaaacatttactaTTACTGGTATCATATTAAGTAGTACAGTATCACATTATTCACCATATTGGTCTCGTTGGCCTTTGTATTCGGTAGCTTTTCCCTTCCTAAAGACCTTCAGAGTAGGGTAACCCTGGACTTCGTATTTCTGAGCAAGTTCACTCTCAATAGTAGCATCAACTATTGCGAGAGGGATAGGAGGATCGTGCTTCTGCAGTTCCTGAGCAGCCTTCTCGTACTCAGGCGCAAGTTGTTTACAGTGTCCACACCTGTTATTACGAGAGAAAACAAACAGTTAAAATGAGTTAAAAGACAATAAGGATAGAGGAAATCGTTTCAAGGTAAACAAATGTTGAATATGACCATATATATCTCAGTAATCACGGTATAACTTAGCTTGAGCactggtacaataaataacttttatttaGGAATATGGAAGAAATtaataaaacattttgaaatgcTACTGTACTGGGTGTCACAGGCAAATCAAAATCAATAAAAGTGCCCCTAGCATCAAATTCCTTTATGCTTTCTATAATATTCACTTATTCTGAAATGAAGAATAGGCAAAGAGTATTCATATGGTATTAGACAATATTAAACAAATCTTATAATTTGACCACAAGCAATGATGCAAACATTAAGGTAAAGTCAGAGGATTACCATGGGGCAAAGAATTCCACTAGCATCAAGCTCTCTCTGTTAACAACTTCAGTGAAGTTTTCCTTGGTCAGTGTCAAAGCTGCCACTGGTGGTGGCTTCCAGTTAGGATCAGATTGCTTCTTCATATACTCCACAATTCCTTTGAAAACAATGGGCTCAAATTTCAGTCATCTACAAGTGAATAGGCTGTGTAAACATAGTGGAAGGATCCCTATTATCATCCATGTTTAGATGGTTATGTACTTGGTGGGTCAGCAGATGGGTTAATAATGTTTGTGCATACACCTGTAAGAAGAAGATCAAACACTTTACAGTAGAACTAACACTCCATCTCACTATCATTTCGACTACAATACTTCTGCTGATTTGAGAAATGAAAGATTTGTAATTCTTATTACAGCAACTTAGTGGTCTAATATTTTCTCTGGGCTTTCAAGTTTTGATGTTTATAATAGCCGGGTAGAAAAAGAGAAGGTATTACTCCCACCAATCATTACTCTACAATATACAATAGAATATCTTACATTGAAGAGACATACAATATTTAGATTACAGGATTTTGCAAAGTTGTCTTACCACTTTCCTCTCTCGGTCCTTCGTACTCATAGGGTGTCCCTTTACGGAATATCTTCAGGGTGGGGTAGCCACTAACATCAAATCTCTGAGCAATATCAGAAGCAACAGTTGCATCCATTTTAGCAAAGGGGACAGGGGGGTCGTTGAGCTTCATCTTTTTGGCAGCTTTGGCATACTCTGGTGCAAGTGACTTACAATGTCCACACCTGGGGAatcacaaaaatattttggacttATTAATCTCTGCTGTTCAAGTTTTGTAGAAGCATCAATAAAAGTGATAATAATGATCAAGTTTAAACCTATATGAAGTCTGTTCTAAAATATTCCTGTTCACAGCATTTTCCTTAACTGTTCATTTCTATTGATTTATTAATTACTTATAGCGATGATAAGagtcattttaatttttcttcAGAGCAAAAGTTTTTAAAgtccaacaacaaaaaatattgcaaaCAAAAACTATCTTAATCAATACAAAACTTTGGAACAAAGAAAGATGCATACCAAGGCGCGTAGAATTCTACAAGAATGATATTATTTTCCTCAATAACTCGGTCGAAGTTTTTAGAGTTAAGCACTAAAACATCATCCTCTTCTTTAACTTCGTCTGAATCGTCCGCGTCGTTTTTTTCTTGCTCGTCGTCGTTTTCAGCTCCAGGGTCCGAGTCTTCAGTTTCTTTATCCTCTAGGATCTCCTCAGCATATCCTAGATATGCAAAAGCTACCAGAGCAAGTAAGGAAATTGCTATTAAGGTCTTAATTCGTGCCATTTCTTACGTTGAACCTACTGAGAGATTAACAAACTTACTCTCAGCCTACAACAGCAGTTCAGAGATTCCCGTACTACAAGGAGAACTGTATCAGCCAATCAGCGCGCGACATGTTATAGATAGAGAACCAATCATCACACGCTACGCGtaaatttcttttctttctcctgCGAAACGAGATTTTTACACTCAAAGACTTTCTATAGAATCATATGAATCAATAATTGAAATGATTGTTTGctttgatgatgattattcaAAATGATTGATCAATAGCCCCAAAGTCATTTGACTCGAGTGGAGAGAGGAGTCACTAATGTAAAGAGACAGTTATGCTCCCGAAAAATTTAACAATTTTCatgcaatatattttttaatttatgtaACAATACACAGGAATCCAGAACATTCACATTGACGCTGTTGCTGAACCAATTTGTATGGCtgtgggttgcctgtgttgATAGCATTCATAGACTGGGACTAGACGTGAGTACCCTGGGTCTTTCCGGGTCAGTGGTCAGCAGACAGAAAAAAGCGCTAAGATAagagaaataataaaatggcGGATCATGAATACATAACGGTAAGACTGCGTTTTCATCACATCTTATTACCTATAGAGTTTATACTTATATTCTTTGCCAATCTTATATGTG
The sequence above is a segment of the Nematostella vectensis chromosome 2, jaNemVect1.1, whole genome shotgun sequence genome. Coding sequences within it:
- the LOC5504110 gene encoding protein disulfide-isomerase A4; translation: MARIKTLIAISLLALVAFAYLGYAEEILEDKETEDSDPGAENDDEQEKNDADDSDEVKEEDDVLVLNSKNFDRVIEENNIILVEFYAPWCGHCKSLAPEYAKAAKKMKLNDPPVPFAKMDATVASDIAQRFDVSGYPTLKIFRKGTPYEYEGPREESGIVEYMKKQSDPNWKPPPVAALTLTKENFTEVVNRESLMLVEFFAPWCGHCKQLAPEYEKAAQELQKHDPPIPLAIVDATIESELAQKYEVQGYPTLKVFRKGKATEYKGQRDQYGIASYMRSQVGPSSRILSSLKAVQDFMKEKDDITIMGFFDGEDDKMLESYLEANNDVRDDYPFAHTFDAAAKKHFGIKKSSIVLFQPERFLSKYEPKHFVYEGKDLSPAALQGFYKDKRVPLVGLYTSYDKDKKYAARPLCIVYYGVDFGFDNRVATQFWRSKVIEVAKDHRDITFAIANEEESEQELKDFGLAESGEEVNVGCFDKEGRKFRMDPDEEEFSEDSLREFVEEFKAGNLKPIIKSQPVPKSNKEPVTVVVGKTFDEIVNDPKKDVLIEFYAPWCGHCKALEPTFKKLGKHFRNDKNIVIAKIDATANDVPSTYAVEGFPTIYFATSKDKKNPIKFDGGRELKDLIKFVEEKATVSLSKEKAKDEL